Proteins encoded in a region of the Podospora pseudopauciseta strain CBS 411.78 chromosome 6, whole genome shotgun sequence genome:
- a CDS encoding hypothetical protein (COG:S; EggNog:ENOG503PEV2): MLTWQSGRPRLHLPINLNDPNSATITITGTIENTVAKMDTDYPGWNATFMARDPHPSDGDRDDEEPLQNGTFNCRPDHEGWANRGAIRDGIQYLRKVPGTAKTELGPTTAANDVEKELEWNDIADAARDITYKCWFNVNVNVMRRHVDYDDKWEVIVRKEHFSVLKYCEEHLDIGGN, encoded by the exons ATGCTAACATGGCAATCAGGTCGCCcacgcctccacctccccattaACCTTAACGACCCCAACAGCGCTACCATAACCATCACCGGCACTATCGAAAATACCGTTGCCAAGATGGATACTGACTATCCCGGGTGGAACGCTACCTTCATGGCGAGGGACCCTCACCCCTCTGATGGCGAtagagatgatgaggagccTCTTCAAAATGGCACCTTCAACTGCCGTCCTGACCATGAAGGCTGGGCTAACAGAGGCGCCATCAGGGACGGGATTCAATACCTCCGTAAAGTTCCTGGCACGGCGAAGACGGAGCTGGGCCCGACAACTGCGGCC AATGACGTTGAGAAGGAGCTTGAGTGGAATGACATTGCCGATGCTGCCCGTGATATAACCTATAAATGCTGGTTTAACG TCAATGTCAACGTGATGAGACGGCATGTCGATTACGATGATAAGTGGGAAGTCATCGTCCGCAAAGAGCATTTCTCAGTGTTAAAGTATTGCGAAGAGCATCTAGATATTGGGGGGAACTAA